The nucleotide sequence AATAATTTGTTCCGTCAAGCGCGAGGTTCAACGTGGCGGTCATACTAATCCAACGTACTCCCAACAAACCATCAACATTAGCGTCTTTATTGTTTATAAGGTTATATGTAGCCGCGCCAGTCAACATGGTTTGCTGAAGGGTAGGTTTCATCGCCACCCTAAAGTTGTAACCAGGCGCCGGAGTAACTGATGTAGTACCGCTCTTTTGCAAGGTAGCGCTGACTACATCAGCCATCATTCCCCAACTACCATAATGCGCCTCTCCAGAAATCATTGCCCCAGACTTCAGATTGCTAATAATGTTATTCATGTTCGCATCAGCAGTATTTAGGTATTGACCTTTGTAGTTGAGTGTTGAACTAACATTAGGGAGCCAGACATAAGGCGTTACATCAACAGTCCACTGATTAGAAATCTTAGGAATTGGCGTAAGCTCCTCATCCGCATAAGCCAAACCCATCGAAGTAAATAATGTAGACACTGATAAGAATGCTAGGAGAATTTTCTTATTCATAAAAGGACCGATGTAATATAAGATTGGTGAGGAAATAGTTAATACAAGTTTTGGAACTAATTATAGTCTGTAGGCCTAACACTTAAAGGCTTGCGCTCTAGAAGTTATAGGAGACCTTCGCGTAGGTAGACCAGTCGTACTGGTGATAACTTTGAACCACTTGCTTGCTAGCCCCCACTGCAAATACCCAGTTCCTTGCGAAACGATGTGTCACCATGGCATCCATTGGCACAAACCAGCCTCCACCAGCAGAGTTATAGACTGCGCCGTTTTCATCCCAAAAACGCAACATCGTGTTTGGGGATAGCTGGAAGCCAATAGTTGGGAACACCTGGAGATTCCTTACCAACGCTGGTTGGCTAGGATTAATGACTTGGCTATTATTTTTGGTGTCAAAACCATACATATAGCGCAATAAGGGCGAGAAATCAGTCACATGTAAAAGGCTGTCCACCTCAGGCAAAAAAGACCACCCTAACTGAGGCCCCACTGCCCACTGACCGTTATTGCCAAATGGAAATACAACGCGACCACCAACTAAAGCCCCCAAGGGCTTCAGAAAAGTTTGATCTTGACCCCATATGGTCGCCATGGTGTTGCCCGCACTGTACTGCCCTGAATTATTAGCCGATGAAATAGAGTTGTAATTTGAGGCGTAAGAAGTATCCAGACGTATACGTCCACGCCACTCGCCGGCTGCTAAAGGGTTGTAATAGCGAAGCTTAAGAATATTTTGATAATTATCATTGCCGTCGTAATTGTGATAACCCCAAAATTCCAACACCTTGCTATTGGTTAGCCGCTGAGAGTCGTTGTCAAATTTTGAAACGGGGACCAATAAGTCCTCAGCATAGCTTGCTGACACAAAAAAGCTAATAAGAAGTGATAAAAGTATTTTCATGAAAGGCAATGCCACCCTAGGGTGGCATTTATTACATATATCTATTTAAAAACGAAAGACTATGGCGTTACAACATGCCATACATTATTGACGTTATCACCAGTCTTATCGCCAGGATTTTTGTCCTTAACAAAGAAGTACAGTGGCTTACCTTTGTAAGTTAGCTGCTTTTGACCATCGTTACGGGCGATAGAAGAAAAATCTCCTGAGAGCATGATGCCTGGCTCTACATAAACTGGGGGCCAATTATTCGCACAAGTTGACACACATTCGGATTTTCCTGAACCAGCCTGGTCTTTATCAAAGGTGTAAATGGTCTTGCCATAACTGCTTGTCAAAATACCGTTGTTCACCTTTATAAAATCTGCTGAGGATGTTTTGATATCGGGCGTACCGCATGCTGTCAACGCCATAGCAACAATTGCTGCTGCGCTAAGCTTTAATAAATGTTTCATTCTCTATCCTTATATGGGCTATGAATTAATTACCTGGTCCAACCAAGGTAATTTCAATACGACGATTCTGTGCACGACCTTCTGGAGTTGCATTAGAAGCAACTGGATTAGATTCACCCATGCCTTGCGCAGAAATCAAGCTTTGGCTAACGCCCTTACGAATAAGATAGTCAACTACATTATCCGCACGCTTTGAAGAGAGGTCCAAGTTTGTAGCAATTCCTTGATTACGTAGCTCGGCTCCGATCGATACATTATCTGTATAGCCACGAACAACCACTTTTGTATTTTTAAATCCAGAAAGTGTTGGCGCCATTTTTGCTAAAACCTGCTCAGCTTTTGCATTTAAGCGATAGCCACCCTCTGGAAACAAAATTTTGTCGCGAATAGTAATGCGCAATTCGCCCTGTAATTGACGAATTTCCACCTCATCACCCTGGTAGGCCTGTTGAAGCTGGCTATACGCCTGGTCCAATTGATTGTATTTGCCATCAGTAACGCAGGCACTTAAGAGCGCAAGTGCTGTAATAGATAAGGCTATTAATCCATGTTTCGTCAAACTCATGTCATTTCTCCAAAATCAGTAAAAAATATGCTTTTAATGGCATTAAGGCCACTATAGCCCAAAGGCTCACCCGAGCCTTTCAAATACCCATAAAAATGGTTATTTTCTTCAAGAGTCTTGAAATAACTTGTTTTAAGCAGGCTGGAGACCCTAGAATCAATTATCTATAAATTCGATCATAAATATCAAATTTATTCATTAGACAAATAAACAACTGAGGTTCAAAATTGCTCTAGTTGTAGTAGTTACTAAAGAAATTGATTAACCAACACTAGGAGCACAGTATGTCCATTATTAATACCGCAGTTCAACCATTCAAAACCGAAGCTTTCCATAATGGTAAGTTTGTAACGGTTACTGACGAATCCCTCAAGGGCCACTGGTCAGTTCTGATTTTTATGCCAGCAGCATTTACTTTTAACTGCCCAACAGAAATTGAAGATGCAGCTGAGAACTATGCTGAATTCCAAAAAATGGGTGCTGAGGTTTATATCGTAACAACCGATACTCATTTCTCACACAAAGTTTGGCACGAGACTTCTCCTGCTGTTGGTAAAGCAAAGTTTCCGCTCGTTGGCGACCCAACACACACCTTGACAAACGCATTCGGTGTTCATATTCCTGAAGCCGGTTTGGCATTGCGTGGCACATTCATCATCAACCCAGAAGGCATCATCAAGACAGCAGAGATTCATTCAAATGAAATCGCTCGTGACGTTTCTGAAACTTTACGTAAGTTGAAAGCCGCTCAGTACACAGCAGCACACCCAGGCGAAGTATGCCCAGCTAAGTGGAAAGAAGGCGCAGCAACATTGACTCCATCTTTGGATCTCGTAGGCAAGATCTAAGTTAAATTAGTAATCAATAGACTCTCTTTAAGAGAGTCTATTGGAGAGGACCAGATCCTGCCCAATAGACTCACCTAAAAAAATACCCAAGGAAATCATCATGCTCGATACCAATATCAAATCTCAGTTAAAGGTATATTTTGAAAAGATTGTTAGCCCGATCGTTCTCGTAGCCAGCCTAGATGACAGCGACAGCTCTAAGCAGATGCTTGAGCTCTTAAATGAAGTAGCTGAGCAGTCTGACAAGATCAGCTTAAAAACTGACGGTAAGAGTGAGCATATTCCTAGCTTTACCGTTAGCAAGACTGATCAAGAAGCACGCATTACCTTTGCCGGCCTACCAATGGGTCACGAGATGACCTCTTTCATTTTGGCTATTTTGCAGGCCAGTGGCTATCCCGCCAAAGTAGAGCAAGAGGTGATTGATCGCATTACTAGATTGGATGACAAGCTTAGCTTTCAGACCTTCATCTCCTTGTCATGCCACAACTGTCCTGACGTTGTCCAGGCCCTGAACTTAATGGCAGCCCTCAATCCAAACGTTACCCATGAAATGGTTGACGGCGCCCTTTATCAAGGCTTGGTAGATCAATACCAAATCATGGCTGTACCAACTGTGATTCTCAATGGTGAAGTATTTGGTCAAGGCCGTATGAGCGTTGAAGAGATTGTTGCCAAGCTAGATACTTCAACACCCAAAGAAGAGGCTGCAAAGCTTTCTGCCAAAGAATCCTTTGATGTTTTAGTCATTGGCGGTGGGCCTGCCGGTGCTGCTGCTGCTATCTACGCGGCACGCAAAGGTATTCGCACCGGCATTGTGGCTGAACGTTTTGGCGGACAGGTCATGGACACTATGGGTATTGAAAACTTCATTTCTGTAAAAGAAACGGAAGGACCTAAATTAGTGCAAGCGCTCGAGCAACACGTGAAGAGCTATGAAGTCGACATCATGAACTTACAGCGCGCCAATGCTTTGCGCAAAACGAATCATGGTCTTGAAGTGGAATTAGCCAACGGTGCAGTTCTGAATAGCAAATCTGTGATCATCAGTACTGGTGCCCGCTGGAGAGAAATGAATGTTCCTGGCGAACAAGAATACCGCGGCAAAGGGGTTGCTTACTGCCCTCACTGTGATGGCCCTTTATTTAAAGGTAAGCGTGTAGCGGTGATTGGCGGCGGTAATTCCGGTGTTGAGGCTGCCATTGATTTAGCGGGTATCGTTAGTCACGTGACCTTAATTGAATTCGATAGTAAGTTGCGGGCTGATGCAGTATTGCAAAAGAAGATGGCTAGCATGCCAAACGTTACTGTCATTATGAGCGCACTCACCAAAGAAGTATTGGGTGCCAATGGCAAGGTCAATGGCTTGCGCTACCAAGATCGCACCAACAGCACTGAGAACAATATTGAACTGGAAGGTATCTTTGTACAAATCGGCTTGTTACCAAACACTGATTGGCTCAAAGGCACTATTGATCTTTCTAAGCACGGGGAAATTATCATCGACGCAAAAGGTGAAACTTCTTTGCCCGGAGTATTTGCAGCTGGAGACTGCACCACTGTTCCATACAAGCAAATCATTATTGCAATGGGCGAAGGTGCTAAAGCTTCTCTAGGAGCATTTGATTACCTCATTCGCTCATCGGTTACCGAGCCAGAAGAAGCGGTTGCTGCATAACTAATAATCAATTTGCAGCAAAACAAAGGGAGTCTTTCGACTCCCTTTCTCTTATTGAAGTAAATACCTCTTACTCTGATTGACCTGGTCTAGGTGTTTGCCATGGCCAGCGACCATCGATTTCTAATGTGAGTGACCAACTCAAAAAGCAACGAATTAAAACAATGGCGCCCAATACTGCCACACTTGTCAAGGTTGGGCTGATGGCTACAGTACGGATCACATCCCCCGCAACCAAGACTTCAAGACCAAGGATCAAAGAGCGAACGATCTGAATACGAAAAGTTTTATAGGCGATATCGGCCGTCTGCGTAATCAGGCCTTTTGCAAAACAGAAGAGGCCCCATAAAACACCGATGGATACTACGGCGACTCCAAGGGCATCCATCACATCACTGACATCGCGAATAATTTCAATTTGATTCATATTGCAGTCTTTTGAGATTGAATGCCTACATATTAGCTCGTTTAGCACTAGCACTCGTTATAAATTACACTGTCTCACTATTGCTAGATTAAATCCAAGGAAATCAGAATGAGCTTGATTGACAAATTACAGTGGCGCTATGCCACCAAGAAAATGGACTCCACAAAATCCGTCCCCCAGGAAAAAGTTGAGTTAATACTGGAGGCCATTCGTTTAACTGCCAGCTCTAGTGGATTGCAGCCGTATGAAGTATTTGTAATCACCAATAAAGCCATTCGCGAGAAGATTAATGCCATTTCATGGGACCAATCCCAAGTAGTGGATTCTTCTCACTTACTCGTTTTTGCCGCTTGGGATACCTATACGGCAGATCGAATCAATCAATCATTTGATATGACTGAGAAGCTGCGCAATTTCAAAAGCGAGGCTGGTGACATCTACCGCCAGAAGCTGCTTAGTGGTTACACCGCAAGAGATGCTGAAACTAATTACACCCATGCTGCAAAGCAAGCTTATATTGGACTTGGTACCGCCCTCATTGCGGCAGCGTACGAGCAGGTAGATTCGACACCAATGGAAGGCTTTGATGCTGCATCCCTCGATGAAATTCTCAATCTCAAAGCAAAAGGTTTGCGCAGTGTTGTCATGCTGCCGCTAGGCTATAGAAAGGCTGATGAGGACTGGTTACTTAACTTGAAAAAAGTCAGAAAGCCTAAGGAAGACTTTGTTACTTGGATTGAGTAATAAGTAGAAGGATAGAAAAAGTAAAAGCCACCCGAGGGTGGCTTTTTTCACAGCAAAATCAATTGAACAGTTAATTAAGCAGCTTTACGGCTTTTAGCAGCTGGCTTAGCAACAGCGTATTGACCTTGAATGTTTGCCAAAGCAGCATCAACACTCTTCTCAAAGTTAGCAAATGCGTCAGTTGCAGATGCGCGAACTTGGTCAAACTGTTGGAGTGAAGAATCAAATGCAGTTTTGAATGCAGAAACAAAAGCCTCGGAACCAGCAGGAGCTGTCTTAGTAGCCTCTTTAACAAACTTAACCAAATCAGCACGTGCGTCATTGATAGAAGCGTCAACTACTTGTGCAACCTCTTTGTTACCGTTACGAACTACTTGGTTTACTTTAGCTTGGTAAGCAGCAGCATATTTAGCGGCTTCTTGAGCAGCTTCTGGCTGAGCTAATTTAGCTAATTGCTGTGGATCCTTGATTGCCAACAATTGTGAGCTTGTATCTTGAGCAGCAACTAAAGCATCTTTAGCAGCAGCTTGGTTGATTTCAGCTAATTCTTGAGCGCTTTCAACAGCAACTTGTGCCAAATGTTTAGCAGTTTCGATTGCTTTAGCTTGTGCAGAAGCGAGTTGGTCGTTTAATTGAGTTTGGAACATGATTAATCCTTTATTTATTAAATGGGTTTTTTATTGCGATGCACCATTTTAAAATCGGTCTTTTGGAATTGCAAGATCTTTTTGTTGCAAAGCAACATTTATTTTAAAAACCTTCAATTTCAGGCTTTAAATGAGGTTTTTCAAGGACTTAACTCAGCCCTGAAATAGGGGAAAAGGCTAAAAATTAGGCCAAATCCCTCTAAAAATGACTGAAATTACCCGCCATTGAAAGCTACTTTACCCAGGTCGTAAAGTCCTCAGCACTTACCCTAGGGGTAATAAAGGTATTCACAATCTCGCTTTTATCGGCATAACCTAGTGCCATACCGCACACAAGCATCTCATTCTCTTGCGCACCAATACGAGGCAGGATGATCTTGGCATAGTCATTCCAAGCAGCTTGAGGGCAGGTATCCAAACCCTCACCTCTGGCAGCAACCATCATATTTTGCAGGAACATTCCATAGTCAAGCATCGAACCTCTGCCAAGCTCCTTGTCGATAGTGAAGAAGATGCAAACGGGAGCGCCAAATGCCTCAAAGTTTTTTCGATGCTGAGCATGCATCTTATCTTTATCGCCTTTAGTAATCCCTAATAAACCATACAAGCCCCAACCGTTTTCACGACGCCTGTCTATATAAGGACTAAGCCATTTAGTGGGGTAATAGTCATAAGCGGATTGATATTCTTTTGCCAAATCGGGATTGAGTGCAATGTCATCATAAGCAGTGCATACTTTTTTGCATAATTCATCAAGCGCCTTACCCTCTACAACATAGGCCTTCCAAGGTTGTGTATTAGTACCCGAGGGTGCACGCGCAGAAATATTGAGTAACTTGAGCACGGCCTCTTTGGAGACGGCATCTTTTGTAAACGCCCTTACCGACATACGCGAGGTAATTGCCTCGGCAGCAGTTAATGTCTTCATAAAGATTCCTTAGCTTTATTTAGGTTTAGCGCTACTAGCTCTTGCCTTATGTAGCTTCCGATAACTATCGATCAAACGATGATGCCTATCTAACCCCTCTAACCTCATGCTCGTTGGCGTTAAACCGTAGAAACGCACGCTACCATCGATTGAACCTAAAACGGCATCCATCCTAGCATCACCATACATACGACGGAAGTTCGATTCATAGTCTGACATCTCTAATTCATCATCTAGGTAAACTTCAAGGGCAGCATCTAGAGCTTGGTAAAACAATTTACGTTCTACTGTATTGTCGTTGTATTGAAGAAAGGTGCCCACTAACTCATGTGCTTCCTCAAATTGCTTTAGCGCAAGATGAATCAATAGCTTTAACTCCAAAACAGTAAGTTGGCCCCAAACGGTATTCTCATCAAACTCAATGCCAATTAATGTGGCGATGTCGCCATACTCATCTAGCTCGTTATTTTCCAAACGATCCAGAAGTGCAATTAAGCTAGCATCGTCTAGTTGGGATAAATTGAGAATATCCTTGCGGAACAGTAAAGACTTATTAGTGTTATCCCAAATCAAATCTTCAATTGGGTAGATCTCAGAGTAGCCGGGCACTAAGATTCGACAAGCTGTTGCGCCCAGCTGATCATAGACAGCTACATAAGCCTCCTTGCCAATCTGTTTCAGAATACCGAACAAAGTTTGGGCTTCTTTAATATTCGAATCCTCACCCTTGCTAGAGAAATCCCACTCTACAAATTCATAATCTGATTTGGCGCTGAAGAAACGCCAGGATACAATGCCGCTGGAATCAATAAAGTGTTCAACAAAGTTATTGGGCTCAGTCACCGCCTCGCTGGCAAAGGTAGGTGGGGGCAAATCATTCAGACCTTCTAAGCTGCGACCTTGCAATAACTCAGTCAAGCTTCTTTCTAGTGCAACCTCAAGGCTTGGATGTGCGCCAAATGAGGCAAAGACGCCACCTGTTCTTGGGTTCATTAAGGTAACGCACATCACTGGATAGATGCCACCCAGAGATGCATCTTTAACTAATACTGGGAAGCCCTGCTCCTCCAGGCTCTGAATGCCAGCCAGAATGCCGGGATACTTCGCGAGTACTTCTTGCGGTACATCCGGCAATGCAATTTCGCTTTCTAGAATTTCACGCTTTACTGCTCGCTCAAAAATCTCTGACAAGCACTGCACCTGGGCTTCGGCTAAGGTATTGCCAGCGCTCATCCCATTGCTGACGAATAGATTCTCAATCAGATTGGATGGAAAATACACAGTCTCGCCATCAGATTGCCGTATATAGGGCAATGAGCAGATACCACGCTCTACATTACCGGAATTGGTATCCACTAGATGCGAAGCCTTTAGCTCTCCATCTGGGTTATAAATGTTTTGAGAGTATTCATCCAAAATTTCAGTGGGCAATGCATCTTTCTTGCCAGGTTTAAACCAACGCTCATTGGGGTAATGCACAAACTCTGCATTAGCAATATCCTCACCCCAGTAAGCGCCGGCATAGAAATGGTTATTACTCAAGCGCTCGATATATTCGCCCAAAGCAGAAGCTAAAGCACTTTCTTTGGTTGCGCCCTTACCATTGGTAAAGCACATCGGGGAGTGCGCATCACGTATATGCAATGACCATACATTCGGAATCAGGTTGCGCCATGAAGCGATTTCGATCTTAATTCCTAGATTTGCCAAAAGACTCGACATATTGGCAATGGTTTGCTCCAGGGGTAGATCTTTACCCAGAATATGAGTACTAGTGCTAACGTCAGGCCTTAAGGTCAATAGACTTTGGGCATCAGCGTCAAGATTGGCAACTTGCTCGATAACAAAATCGGGGCCTTCCTGAACCACCTTCTTAACCGTACAACGCTCAATTGAGCGCAGAATACCTTGTCGATCAGTTGCTGAAATATCGGTCGGCAACTCAACTTGAATTTTAAAGATTTGTTTGTAGCGATTCTCTGGATCAACAATATTGTTTTGTGAGAGGCGAATATTCTCAGTAGAAATATTACGGGTTTCACAGTACAGCTTTACAAAGTAAGCTGCGCATAAAGCAGATGAGGCTAAGAAGTAATCAAAAGGTCCTGGTGCAGAACCATCACCCTTATATCGAATAGGCTGGTCAGCAATTACTGTGAAGTCATCGAACTTTGCTTCTAAACGAAGCTTATCGAGAAAGTTGACTTTAATTTCCATGGGGATGATTCCAAAATAGCGAAAAAAATGTTGTGAACACCATTATCCATCCCAACGCCATCTGCAGAATGTCTTAAAAGCTAAGTCAGCCACATTTGGCGATATATGCCATCCCGATCATGATCTTGGGTTTGCTTGGCAACATTAAAAGGTCTGCCTCCCCTGGGATCCGTGCCTTTGCCAGCAATATATAACCAGTTGCCTTGATTGCTATAAACATCATAGTCAATCAATTGATATTCAAACCAGGCACAACCCGCCTGCCAATCACCCCTCATGTCATAAATCCAATAGCTCGCCACAATTTGACGCATACGATTGGATAGATAGCCCGTTTTTTTCAATTCACGCATGCCAGCATCTATCAGTGATTCCCCAGTAGTACCAGATGACCATTTGATGAATTTTTCACTATCGAACTGGTTGCCAGGTAATTTACTTAAACCTTTGGAGTGATAGAGTCTTTTGTCATACTTGAAATGCAAAAACCGGAAGTAGTCTCTCCAGAGTAATTCAAACCAAAACCAGTAAGTTCCATCATTTGCTCCATGGCAAGATTCATAATCCGCTAATTGCTTTGCAATAGAACCCGCAGAGCAACAACCTTGCGCTAGCCATAGAGAGAATTTGCTGGAGTAATCTATACCAATCAGCTCATTACGTGTTTGCCTGTAGGTATCAGGAAGACGTCGCTCAAAATACTGCTGGATATGGGTATGAGCACTCCGCTCCCCGCCTCGAAACTTACTGCCACTAAATGTAGTGTTACTGTCAAATGCATTAATAGGGGGTATTTCGATAGCAGGTAATGAAGGAATGCTCTTGGGAGAATCAACAGGGGCAGAAAATCTTAAACCTCTCTTTTCAACTTGCTGACGAAATTGAGTAAAGACATCTGGCATCTCTTGCAATGGAAATGGTAAGGATTGAGCATCCAACATACTAGATTGCCATACTGGATTCACCCTAAAACCAGCACCACTTAATAGCGCCACTTGCTCCAACTCTTCAGGCGCTTGAATTTGCTCACAATAAATACCATCTGCTTGAGTCTGAGCTTTTAATTTCTCAAATACATGCAAGACATCACCGGTGACCTCATATAGGTCCGATCCCAGTTCTCGTAGCTGACTGCGCAATTCCTGAAGAGATTGATCCAAAAATACCCGACGATGCTCCCCTACCCTCGGAAATCCCCATGCAGTATCTTGCTCTAAGTTGGGCTGATGAATATAGACTGGTAGCAGATGATCTGCTGACTTACACGCCTGTAAAAATGATGGGTTATCCGCCAGGCGGAGATCATTTCTAAACCAATAGATTGCAGTTGTCATTTATCTACACCAATCCGAATCACTTGATTTCTATAGGCACCCGATAGCGCCTTTTTGACTATCTTATAGATGTCGAGATCAAACTCCACTTCACCCGACTGTGCCAACTCATAAAGCTCATCCTGATTAATGGCAGTGCCCAAATAGCACCATTTATCGACCACAATCATCTCGCCACCCTCTTTAATGGCAATGGCTCCAGAATATGGCCAAACCTGAACCTTAAAGAGGTCCATGGCTGTTTTTAACTGTAAATTATGTAAGGCGATAGGGGTAATGTTGATGCAGGTTCCACTGCATTGCTTTACTTGATAGCCAAAGCAAGATTTACCCTCAATACGCTTCTCCAAGCCAAGCAAGGCTTCGCATAAATGGTGTTTTTTTGCCAATGCCTTTAAATAAGCATGCGCCTCTCGCTTGCTATAGAACAAGCCGTATAAATTATCTTGCAAACCAGGAGCCAAATGATGATGAGTTACTAAAGAAGGTGTCAGAACACCACTAACATCCTCCTCTAAGCTCCAGGCACAAAGATCCTTTGATCTACGTAGCTTAATATTCAGAGAAGGCATACGCTCTTTTATCAATCTCGACTCAAGAATTAAAGCGCCTAACTCTCCACTCGTCTCGATCCAATCAATATCGCGAACCTGCAAAGAAAGTTTCATTTCTTTACGTTGCGTTAAAGCACCCTGAAAATGCCCCATCACCCTGCTCCGCAAGGAAATACTTTTGCCAACATAAAGAGGGGTCTTATTTTCTCCATAAAAGATATAGCAACCTGGGCCATCGGGTATGGAGTCAATTACACCCTGGTCTATGTTAGGGGGAAGACTAGCATTGCCAATGAGTTGGTTTATCGCCTCATTTAACTTTTCTTGCCCAAACTTTGACTCACACACACGCCAAAATTGAAGCAATAAATCAGCATCCCCTAGTGCACGATGTCTAGCACTTACCTTCAGTCCATGCGTACTAATGATGGTGTCGAGGTTATGACGTGGCTGATCTGGGAAAAGTAATCGAGATAGCTTTACGGTACATAAAACTTTAGGCTTAAAGTCAATGCCAACCCTCTTAAAAGAGGCCTTGATAAAACCATAATCAAAGCGAGCGTTATGAGCGACAAATATTTTTCCCTCAAGCTCTTTTTTTAAATCTTCAGCCAACTCAGGAAAACAAGGCCGCCCTTGGACCATTGATGGAGAAATGCCAGTCAGTCTTTGAATATTTTGTGGGATATAGGTTTGAGGATCAATCAACTTTTCCCACATCTGAACCTGATTACCCGCCAGGGTTTTAATTCCAATTTCAGTAATGCGGTCACGATCGAAATGAGACCCTGTGGTTTCAATATCTACAAAAGCTAAATCTGGGTAAGGGCTACGCTGACTGTTCACGCTATAAATGTTAATTCCATTTAGCTTGCAGATGAACCTCTATTCAGATAGTCAGCAAAACTAAAAATAGAGTTTGGCCCGCGAGGCACATCCTCAATTTTTTTAAAGCTTGTTTTAACAACCTTTTGAGTTTCGCCTTTTTTCTTTTTTTCGTAACTAGGGTTGGCTTGCTTTTCTATTAGCAAGTATGGCTTTCGCTCCGGCGCAGTTTGAACCTCACTAAAGCGTGGAATGTAATCTTTGATAGCGGAGGCTAGCGTCACATTAGAGATGCAGCTCATCATGTAGGTTTCAAGTGATTGATAGAGCTCTTTAGCAATATCCGATACCTCTACTTTTTTCTTCTTAATTAGGTTCATTGCTAGAACGATATCCTTGATGGTAATAATTCTAGGATCCTTTGAAAGCTGATACCCGCCTGCCCGACCTCTAACTGCAGTCACAAGACCCGACTCCCTTAGTGGACGCAGCAAAAGTTCGATACGACTGACTGATATATGCTGTCTTTTTGCTATCTCTGGAGCAGGGACAAGCTGCCCATTAGATGAATGGCTTGCAATATCTACGAGGGTATTTAGAGCTACCCTGACTGCTTTGGTGACTTCCATGGGAGTTTCTGCATAAAAGTTAGATTGAGGCTAGTA is from Polynucleobacter sp. MWH-S4W17 and encodes:
- a CDS encoding DASH family cryptochrome codes for the protein MTTAIYWFRNDLRLADNPSFLQACKSADHLLPVYIHQPNLEQDTAWGFPRVGEHRRVFLDQSLQELRSQLRELGSDLYEVTGDVLHVFEKLKAQTQADGIYCEQIQAPEELEQVALLSGAGFRVNPVWQSSMLDAQSLPFPLQEMPDVFTQFRQQVEKRGLRFSAPVDSPKSIPSLPAIEIPPINAFDSNTTFSGSKFRGGERSAHTHIQQYFERRLPDTYRQTRNELIGIDYSSKFSLWLAQGCCSAGSIAKQLADYESCHGANDGTYWFWFELLWRDYFRFLHFKYDKRLYHSKGLSKLPGNQFDSEKFIKWSSGTTGESLIDAGMRELKKTGYLSNRMRQIVASYWIYDMRGDWQAGCAWFEYQLIDYDVYSNQGNWLYIAGKGTDPRGGRPFNVAKQTQDHDRDGIYRQMWLT
- a CDS encoding exonuclease domain-containing protein, with protein sequence MNSQRSPYPDLAFVDIETTGSHFDRDRITEIGIKTLAGNQVQMWEKLIDPQTYIPQNIQRLTGISPSMVQGRPCFPELAEDLKKELEGKIFVAHNARFDYGFIKASFKRVGIDFKPKVLCTVKLSRLLFPDQPRHNLDTIISTHGLKVSARHRALGDADLLLQFWRVCESKFGQEKLNEAINQLIGNASLPPNIDQGVIDSIPDGPGCYIFYGENKTPLYVGKSISLRSRVMGHFQGALTQRKEMKLSLQVRDIDWIETSGELGALILESRLIKERMPSLNIKLRRSKDLCAWSLEEDVSGVLTPSLVTHHHLAPGLQDNLYGLFYSKREAHAYLKALAKKHHLCEALLGLEKRIEGKSCFGYQVKQCSGTCINITPIALHNLQLKTAMDLFKVQVWPYSGAIAIKEGGEMIVVDKWCYLGTAINQDELYELAQSGEVEFDLDIYKIVKKALSGAYRNQVIRIGVDK
- a CDS encoding Rrf2 family transcriptional regulator, with translation MEVTKAVRVALNTLVDIASHSSNGQLVPAPEIAKRQHISVSRIELLLRPLRESGLVTAVRGRAGGYQLSKDPRIITIKDIVLAMNLIKKKKVEVSDIAKELYQSLETYMMSCISNVTLASAIKDYIPRFSEVQTAPERKPYLLIEKQANPSYEKKKKGETQKVVKTSFKKIEDVPRGPNSIFSFADYLNRGSSAS